The following are encoded in a window of Bacteroidia bacterium genomic DNA:
- a CDS encoding DUF5687 family protein, whose protein sequence is MGIGNIIKHEFLAFLRKGVWQKQLLINIVIGLSLIYLGISLLLMGLFLPDILSKGFPGHDPLHLVNRVFLYYLLVDFLFRFFFQGLPVLHVVPYLHLPIRKSRLVNYVLAKSFLSPFNILPLFIILPFGLRAAADVYSAGTALAWCVSIISLILAINFLLMYVKRNLSGKILVTVGLMLLITVLMAAEIMGWLEAGVLAGMALDAVLRFPLLSLAFLALPLLLYAVNYRYLRNNLYPEETGIGAAQVAGKERLGFLNRYGVTGQLIAVELKLLWRHKRPRTALIVSLLFLLYPFLLFMNKEIGEFNFLYLLIGLFTTGMFILNYGQYLISWEGNHFDSIMAQNIPLAAYFRAKLYLFIGIATICLFLSLPFIFLDWRIVAANAAMYCFNIGFSTFNVMTFAMFGVRKIDISKNSVFNYQGAGIAQWLLAIPIMILPFIIFLPFMLLFDFITGLIALAVISLLNLSLSTFWLRMLTRQLKMRKYSMSEIFRQDN, encoded by the coding sequence ATGGGAATTGGGAACATCATCAAACATGAGTTTTTAGCTTTTTTGAGGAAAGGCGTTTGGCAGAAACAGTTGCTGATCAATATAGTGATTGGTCTGTCATTGATTTATCTGGGCATAAGCCTGCTCCTGATGGGATTATTCCTGCCGGATATTTTGAGCAAAGGTTTTCCTGGTCATGATCCTCTACACCTTGTAAACCGGGTCTTCCTCTATTATCTGCTGGTTGATTTCCTGTTCCGGTTCTTTTTCCAGGGCTTGCCGGTACTGCATGTAGTGCCATATCTGCACTTGCCCATCAGGAAATCCAGGTTGGTGAATTACGTCCTGGCCAAATCTTTTTTATCGCCATTCAATATTCTTCCGCTGTTTATCATTTTGCCGTTTGGCTTACGCGCAGCCGCGGATGTTTATTCTGCGGGAACTGCTTTGGCCTGGTGTGTTTCAATAATATCACTTATACTGGCCATAAACTTCCTGCTGATGTACGTTAAGCGAAACCTGAGCGGGAAAATCCTGGTAACGGTGGGGCTGATGTTGCTTATCACGGTATTGATGGCAGCCGAGATCATGGGTTGGCTGGAAGCCGGTGTCCTGGCCGGGATGGCGTTGGATGCAGTACTCCGCTTTCCCTTGCTGAGCCTGGCTTTTTTGGCTTTACCCCTGTTGCTTTACGCAGTCAACTACCGCTACCTGCGCAACAATCTTTATCCGGAAGAAACTGGCATAGGTGCCGCTCAGGTAGCCGGAAAAGAAAGACTCGGATTCCTGAACAGGTATGGTGTAACTGGGCAGCTTATAGCGGTAGAACTCAAATTGCTGTGGCGACATAAGCGCCCGAGGACAGCACTCATCGTTTCACTGCTGTTCCTTTTGTATCCGTTTCTACTTTTTATGAATAAAGAAATTGGAGAATTCAATTTCCTGTATCTTCTTATCGGGCTTTTTACCACCGGTATGTTTATCTTAAATTATGGTCAATACCTGATAAGCTGGGAAGGAAATCATTTCGATTCAATTATGGCGCAGAACATACCGCTGGCGGCATATTTCCGGGCTAAGCTCTACCTGTTTATTGGAATCGCCACGATATGCCTTTTCCTTTCTTTGCCATTCATATTTTTAGACTGGAGAATTGTGGCTGCCAATGCAGCGATGTATTGTTTCAATATCGGTTTCAGTACTTTTAATGTGATGACCTTCGCCATGTTTGGTGTCAGGAAAATAGATATCAGCAAGAATTCAGTATTTAACTATCAGGGAGCCGGGATTGCCCAATGGCTGCTTGCCATCCCGATTATGATCTTGCCTTTCATCATTTTCCTGCCATTTATGCTGCTATTCGATTTCATTACGGGACTTATTGCACTTGCCGTAATTTCATTGCTAAACTTGTCCCTGTCAACGTTTTGGCTAAGGATGCTTACAAGGCAACTCAAAATGCGGAAATACAGTATGAGTGAAATTTTCAGACAGGATAATTGA
- a CDS encoding ABC transporter ATP-binding protein: MEKTEMIIFKNLLKQYGDTRAVDVEELMIPAGQAMGLVGNNGAGKTTLFRMLLDLVRPTQGDVSSKGENVRHSESWKHYTGSYLDEHFLIDFLTAEEYFSFIAKINGLTEGDLQQFYARFDEIFNEEILGKRKYIRDLSQGNQKKVGIAAAIMPNPEVLVLDEPFANLDPSTQIRLKKLLRQLQEENRMTMLISSHDLIHVTEVCERIVVLERGRIVKDIYTSESTLQDLEAYFGA; the protein is encoded by the coding sequence ATGGAAAAGACTGAAATGATCATTTTTAAAAACCTGCTCAAGCAATATGGGGATACAAGAGCAGTAGATGTGGAAGAGCTGATGATCCCGGCTGGCCAGGCGATGGGTTTGGTAGGCAACAATGGCGCAGGCAAAACCACTCTTTTCCGGATGTTGCTGGATTTGGTGCGGCCCACCCAAGGAGATGTATCCAGCAAAGGTGAAAATGTCCGCCATTCTGAAAGCTGGAAACATTACACAGGATCTTATCTTGATGAGCATTTCCTGATTGACTTTTTGACGGCTGAGGAATATTTCAGTTTTATCGCTAAGATCAATGGCCTGACGGAAGGCGACCTGCAGCAGTTTTATGCGCGCTTCGATGAGATATTTAATGAGGAAATTCTCGGCAAGCGAAAATACATCCGCGACCTCTCCCAGGGTAACCAGAAGAAGGTAGGCATTGCTGCTGCCATTATGCCCAATCCTGAAGTGCTTGTGCTTGACGAACCCTTCGCAAATCTTGATCCCTCAACCCAGATCCGGCTGAAGAAACTGCTCCGGCAATTGCAGGAAGAAAACCGGATGACGATGCTCATTTCCAGTCACGACCTTATCCATGTTACTGAAGTTTGCGAGAGAATAGTGGTTTTAGAGCGAGGTCGGATAGTGAAGGATATTTATACAAGTGAAAGCACCCTGCAAGACCTGGAAGCTTATTTTGGTGCATAG
- a CDS encoding penicillin-binding protein activator LpoB — protein sequence MAMIKKIFTAHLLMFALVLGGCAQRKVDRIDPNSQTDLSGRWNDTDARLVAEEMTNDAINRPWRTNFIAKNDRPPVIIIGLVNNKTDEHIDSEVFIKNMEREFINSNMISIVQGGEFREQLREERADQQKYSSPETAKSWGREKGADYILNGNISKISDQAGKERTFFYQVNLELTDLETNEKVWIGEKKIKKAIVN from the coding sequence ATGGCCATGATCAAAAAAATATTTACTGCTCACCTTCTGATGTTCGCCCTCGTGCTTGGCGGCTGTGCCCAACGCAAAGTGGACCGTATTGACCCTAATTCCCAAACTGACCTGAGCGGTCGCTGGAACGATACTGATGCCCGCCTCGTGGCTGAAGAAATGACCAACGATGCCATTAACCGGCCCTGGAGAACCAATTTTATCGCAAAGAATGACCGCCCTCCGGTTATTATTATTGGGTTGGTAAATAATAAAACTGACGAGCACATTGATTCCGAAGTTTTCATCAAGAATATGGAGAGGGAATTTATTAACAGCAACATGATCAGCATTGTGCAGGGAGGCGAATTCCGGGAGCAACTTCGCGAAGAGCGGGCCGACCAACAAAAATATTCTTCCCCCGAAACAGCAAAAAGCTGGGGCCGTGAAAAAGGTGCAGACTATATTTTGAACGGAAACATTAGCAAAATCTCTGATCAGGCCGGGAAAGAGCGCACCTTCTTTTACCAGGTTAACCTTGAGCTTACCGATCTTGAAACCAACGAGAAAGTATGGATTGGAGAAAAAAAGATCAAGAAAGCGATTGTTAACTGA
- a CDS encoding DUF5723 family protein → MKRLYFLLLLCPVLSQAQSHLTLYNLPLVPQRLAVNPAFSEHYNFYAGIPGISAVSASAGNTGFSLSKLLKRTDDDSLELTMDAWLENARKKTNISARTHISILNTGFKTKIGFFDFFINERANFNFIVPVDYFDLAWNGISKTGEHFDLGAALYLNHYREYGAGYTYKFKDLFRAGIRVKYLYGLENIHTKRSDISLSSSDEMYHLTGKSDFSIKSSGIRSIANLDPSEKGAVKDYLFKKHNRGAAFDFGFYYNLKKWTFSASILDLGGIRWKDDTHHFSSRNTEEFTFRGMDIGQVLKDSLTLEEAGDRLLDSVVSYFDIDSTKGSYTSNLPLQHYGGINYHFTNRTEAGLLLYGYWLNGKLYSSATIAGTTRIKRWFSVTANYTMGYQGFNVFGAGFSLRVWKLQWYVACDNALGIFDPEGTRYVQLQTGLNMPLSIEKTPKKE, encoded by the coding sequence ATGAAACGCCTTTATTTTCTGCTTCTTCTCTGTCCGGTTCTTTCGCAGGCGCAGTCTCACCTTACGCTTTATAACCTGCCGCTTGTGCCACAGCGGCTAGCCGTTAATCCTGCATTTTCAGAGCACTATAACTTCTATGCAGGAATTCCCGGCATTTCAGCGGTGTCAGCTTCTGCCGGTAATACCGGATTCTCCCTTTCAAAGCTGCTGAAAAGAACAGACGATGATTCGCTGGAACTAACTATGGATGCGTGGCTTGAAAATGCAAGAAAAAAGACGAACATTTCCGCCCGTACTCATATCAGTATTCTCAATACAGGGTTTAAAACCAAAATTGGATTTTTTGATTTTTTTATTAATGAACGCGCAAATTTTAATTTTATAGTTCCGGTAGATTATTTTGATCTGGCCTGGAATGGTATTTCAAAAACGGGAGAACATTTTGATCTGGGTGCGGCTCTTTATCTCAATCATTACAGGGAATATGGAGCCGGATATACCTATAAGTTCAAAGACCTCTTCCGTGCCGGTATCCGGGTGAAGTATCTGTATGGCCTGGAGAATATCCATACAAAGCGATCAGATATATCGCTGTCTTCTTCAGATGAAATGTATCACTTAACCGGCAAAAGTGATTTCAGCATCAAAAGTTCAGGTATCCGTTCTATAGCCAATCTTGATCCTTCTGAAAAAGGGGCCGTGAAAGATTATTTATTTAAAAAACATAACAGAGGAGCGGCCTTTGATTTCGGGTTTTATTATAATTTAAAAAAATGGACCTTCAGTGCCAGCATTCTTGATTTGGGTGGAATCCGGTGGAAAGACGATACGCATCATTTTAGTAGCCGGAATACTGAGGAATTCACCTTTCGCGGAATGGATATAGGCCAGGTGCTTAAGGATTCCTTAACGCTGGAGGAAGCTGGCGACAGACTGCTTGATTCTGTGGTTTCCTATTTTGATATAGACAGCACCAAAGGCAGTTATACCTCGAATTTACCTTTGCAGCATTATGGCGGTATTAATTATCATTTCACCAATCGCACGGAAGCGGGTTTGCTGTTATACGGGTATTGGCTGAATGGCAAACTTTATTCGTCTGCAACCATTGCAGGCACAACCCGCATCAAGCGGTGGTTTTCTGTTACAGCCAATTATACAATGGGTTATCAGGGATTTAATGTTTTCGGTGCGGGTTTCTCTTTGAGGGTCTGGAAGCTGCAATGGTATGTAGCCTGCGACAATGCACTGGGAATTTTCGATCCGGAAGGGACCCGGTATGTTCAGTTGCAAACCGGTCTGAATATGCCGCTAAGTATTGAGAAAACTCCGAAGAAGGAGTGA
- a CDS encoding DUF4342 domain-containing protein — protein MEEKNSSFKNEFQVKGEDLLKRVKEIIEEGNVRRIIIKNSEGKVFMEIPLSVGVVGALLVPVLAAVGALAALVSNFTIQVVRKEEE, from the coding sequence ATGGAAGAAAAGAACAGCTCATTCAAAAATGAATTTCAGGTAAAAGGTGAAGACCTCCTGAAGCGAGTGAAAGAAATCATAGAAGAGGGAAATGTTCGCAGAATCATAATTAAAAACAGCGAAGGGAAAGTATTCATGGAAATTCCGCTGTCGGTAGGCGTTGTCGGGGCCTTGCTGGTGCCGGTGCTGGCTGCAGTGGGAGCGTTGGCCGCCCTTGTCAGCAATTTCACCATTCAGGTTGTCCGGAAAGAGGAAGAATAA
- a CDS encoding phosphoribosyltransferase family protein, whose amino-acid sequence MSDHRTLILNSLQVEQKINRMTYQVYEQNFEEKELVLAGIGNRGMQLAEMVGAKLTAIAHFPVSLLHINLNKNNPLDEEIKVTPVDINLQDKAVIVVDDVLYTGKTLTYSLLPFLQKRVRKLQVLVLVNRAHTSFPVSPDFTGISLATTLQEHIDVELASGEMGVYLS is encoded by the coding sequence ATGAGCGACCACCGTACACTTATTTTAAATTCATTACAGGTAGAGCAGAAAATAAACCGGATGACCTATCAGGTTTATGAACAAAATTTTGAGGAGAAAGAACTGGTACTGGCCGGCATTGGAAACAGGGGAATGCAACTGGCCGAAATGGTGGGCGCTAAACTCACCGCAATTGCTCATTTCCCTGTTTCGCTGCTGCATATAAATTTAAATAAGAACAACCCGCTTGATGAGGAAATAAAAGTAACGCCTGTTGATATTAATTTGCAGGACAAGGCGGTAATAGTAGTGGATGATGTGCTTTATACAGGAAAAACATTAACCTACAGTTTGCTGCCGTTTCTCCAAAAGCGCGTGAGGAAGTTGCAGGTTCTTGTGCTCGTCAACCGTGCGCATACCAGCTTTCCCGTCTCGCCTGATTTTACCGGAATTTCGCTCGCTACTACCCTGCAGGAGCATATTGATGTGGAACTGGCTTCAGGAGAAATGGGTGTGTATCTGAGCTAA
- the ald gene encoding alanine dehydrogenase produces the protein MIIGVPQEIKINENRVGCTPSSAAELIARGHEVYVQHGAGEGSGFQDEVYESIGARILPTIEDVYKKAEMIIKVKEPIAPEYDLIREDQLVFTYFHFASSEELTHAMIKSKAVCLAYETVEKLNGSLPLLVPMSEVAGRMAVQQGAKYLEKPMGGKGILLGGVPGTKSAKVLILGGGIVGYQAAKMAAGLLASVTIMDVNLDRLRYLTDVMPANVSTQFSNHFNILEAIRESDLVIGAVLIPGAKAPNLITRDMLKEMMPGTVMVDVAVDQGGCFETTKATTHKDPIYTIDGIVHYCVANMPGAVPYTSTIALNNATLPYAIQLANKGWKAAAAESRELKLGLNVVRGDVVYKAVAEAFGLDYRPVEEVI, from the coding sequence ATGATTATTGGTGTTCCTCAAGAGATTAAAATAAACGAAAACCGCGTGGGATGCACGCCTTCTTCAGCCGCTGAGTTGATTGCCCGCGGCCATGAGGTGTATGTGCAACATGGAGCAGGCGAAGGAAGTGGGTTTCAGGATGAAGTCTATGAATCCATTGGCGCAAGAATACTTCCTACGATAGAGGATGTATACAAAAAGGCGGAGATGATCATTAAAGTAAAAGAGCCGATCGCGCCTGAATATGATCTGATCCGGGAAGATCAGTTGGTTTTCACGTATTTCCATTTTGCCAGCAGCGAAGAACTTACCCATGCGATGATCAAGTCAAAGGCGGTTTGCCTGGCTTATGAGACTGTTGAGAAACTCAATGGATCTTTGCCATTGCTGGTTCCGATGAGCGAGGTGGCCGGACGTATGGCAGTGCAGCAAGGTGCCAAATATCTTGAGAAACCAATGGGCGGCAAAGGCATATTGCTGGGAGGCGTACCCGGAACAAAATCAGCAAAAGTGCTGATACTTGGAGGCGGGATCGTAGGCTATCAGGCAGCAAAAATGGCTGCTGGACTTCTTGCCAGCGTTACTATAATGGATGTGAATCTTGACAGACTTCGGTACCTCACGGATGTGATGCCTGCCAACGTCAGCACGCAATTTTCCAATCATTTCAATATTCTGGAGGCGATCCGCGAATCCGACCTTGTAATTGGAGCGGTGCTGATTCCGGGAGCAAAGGCTCCCAATCTCATTACACGAGATATGCTGAAGGAAATGATGCCGGGAACCGTAATGGTGGATGTGGCAGTGGATCAGGGAGGTTGTTTCGAAACCACTAAGGCCACCACGCATAAGGATCCTATTTATACGATAGATGGTATTGTCCATTATTGTGTGGCCAACATGCCGGGAGCAGTGCCTTATACCTCTACTATTGCACTGAATAATGCAACCTTGCCGTATGCTATTCAGCTTGCGAACAAGGGCTGGAAAGCTGCAGCAGCAGAAAGCCGCGAGCTGAAGCTGGGCCTGAACGTGGTGAGAGGAGACGTGGTGTACAAGGCAGTTGCGGAGGCTTTCGGCCTGGATTACCGTCCTGTGGAAGAGGTGATCTGA
- a CDS encoding HAMP domain-containing sensor histidine kinase — translation MADYGDKNGRVALYFYRVINDHYGGRYDPNLQEQTFNFSMISKFREIFFPRYTANQRRQINSILLITNFQRMHITALSSLVVVVLFGLLPEILFQYLGLGKFQAPIRHLFNYYLAMSVLLCIYIGLYHLLKPRTPSGFRAYHAVLVISFMFLFIYMSIFLSLADQYITGALTLYTMGSIFLALLFYFPPAINAVLFVSGLIFFMLTLPAYQSDPLIIYRHYITAFELCIGALLASVFIYSFKCRQIAQIMRIQNQHKEIKRSNYLLKKNAEKLKKMDEEKNELMGIMAHDLKNPVSGIQGITELIELDPEMDKNQMKDLLGFLKNYSDRMNAIIVNLLNINAIDSGKVKMQRKEVNVCWLVRDTVAAYTLIASKKEISLEVLSGEENAMVYGDPDAIYQIMDNLISNAIKFSPLKKKIRIQIKSHKSSVSISVQDEGPGLTEEDKKKLFGRYAKLTARPTMNEHSTGLGLSIVHKLVSAMNGKVSCKSEPGMGATFIISLPSLSSKTEYRKNGKAVYPGVPA, via the coding sequence TTGGCTGATTATGGGGATAAAAACGGCAGGGTGGCGCTCTATTTTTACCGCGTCATAAATGATCACTATGGCGGTAGATATGACCCAAACCTGCAAGAACAAACCTTCAATTTTAGCATGATAAGCAAGTTCAGAGAGATCTTTTTCCCCAGGTATACTGCGAACCAGCGCAGGCAAATAAACAGCATTCTGCTGATCACCAACTTTCAGCGGATGCATATTACCGCATTGTCCTCCCTCGTTGTGGTGGTGCTCTTTGGATTGCTTCCTGAGATATTGTTTCAGTATTTAGGGCTTGGGAAATTCCAGGCACCCATCAGGCATCTGTTCAATTATTATCTGGCAATGTCTGTTCTCCTTTGTATTTATATAGGATTATATCACCTGCTCAAGCCTCGCACTCCTTCAGGATTCAGAGCATATCATGCAGTGCTGGTGATTTCGTTTATGTTCCTTTTCATATATATGTCTATTTTCCTCTCGCTGGCCGATCAATATATCACGGGCGCTCTTACGCTGTATACTATGGGTTCAATTTTTCTTGCCCTCTTATTTTATTTTCCGCCTGCTATCAACGCTGTATTGTTCGTTTCCGGCCTCATCTTTTTTATGCTTACACTGCCTGCCTACCAGTCGGATCCGCTGATCATTTACCGCCATTATATTACAGCGTTTGAACTCTGCATAGGGGCATTGCTGGCTTCGGTATTTATTTATTCGTTTAAATGCAGGCAGATTGCTCAAATCATGCGAATTCAGAATCAGCATAAAGAAATTAAACGAAGTAACTACCTGCTGAAAAAGAATGCTGAAAAACTGAAGAAGATGGATGAGGAGAAGAACGAACTGATGGGAATAATGGCCCATGACCTCAAAAATCCGGTCAGTGGCATTCAGGGCATCACGGAGTTAATTGAGCTTGATCCTGAAATGGACAAAAACCAGATGAAGGACCTGCTTGGATTCCTCAAGAACTACAGTGACCGGATGAACGCGATCATTGTAAACCTGCTGAATATTAATGCCATTGATTCCGGAAAAGTAAAGATGCAGCGCAAAGAGGTAAATGTATGCTGGCTCGTGAGAGATACTGTTGCGGCTTATACACTGATAGCGTCAAAAAAGGAGATCTCTCTTGAAGTGCTTTCAGGGGAGGAAAATGCTATGGTTTATGGGGATCCTGATGCCATTTATCAAATTATGGATAACCTGATATCAAATGCCATTAAATTCTCTCCATTAAAAAAGAAAATCCGGATTCAGATAAAAAGCCATAAATCAAGTGTTTCCATTAGCGTTCAGGATGAAGGTCCGGGCTTGACGGAAGAGGATAAGAAAAAGCTCTTTGGCCGCTACGCAAAACTCACTGCAAGGCCCACTATGAACGAGCACTCCACCGGCCTGGGATTATCTATTGTTCACAAACTCGTGAGCGCAATGAATGGTAAAGTGAGTTGTAAAAGCGAACCGGGTATGGGGGCTACTTTTATAATTTCCCTTCCATCTCTATCTTCCAAAACAGAATATAGAAAGAACGGTAAGGCTGTATACCCTGGGGTTCCTGCATAA